The nucleotide window GTGATCAAGCCACCGCCAACTCTTCCAAATCGACCATGCAACACACACAGACTGCACTTGGATGGGGCAAATTTGTGGCATTTAGTTCACTCGACATCGCCCCCTCCATCATGACGATGCCACCGAAACACCAGCCCAGCACCTATCCACAAGACGGAAAACGGAGGACCGGGGTTCCCCCACCCTCACGCGTGCTGGAGCGATGGGCGGAGGGGAGAGTAAGTGTTCCTTACCACTTAGAGAGTTGACCGTTAGTGATTAGTAAATCGCGTGAATTTATAAGAACTAAATGCAGTGACAGAtccaaaaaaaataaaataaaaatcgaCCATTGGACATTTTTGTAATATACGGTGAATAGTTTTTCaatacacaatgaacatttttaTGATATACGGTGAACAAAATTTTACTACACATCGACATTTTTTGTGATGTACgctaattttttttaaaatacaCATTGAACGTTTTTGTGATATATACGAAACAATTTTTAAATACACATTAAACACTTTTCTTATATACGCTAACATTTTCTTAAATACGTTTGAACATTTTCTCAATATAAGGTGAACACTGTTTTAAACacaacagaaaagaaaaaaataaacaGAGCGATCATGGCCGGGCCGGGCCAGGTTTCGGGCCAGGCTTGTAGAAGTCCGACCTTCATTTCTCAAGTCCGAGCCCATCCCGAAGCTCGAAATACTCCCTATTTTCAAGCCCGAAATCCGAAAGCCTGGCCTGGACGCTGTTTTTCAGTGTACGCACGTGCAAGCCAAGCACGAAGCCCGAAAACCAGGCCCAAAAAACAGAAAAACTGAAGCCCGAGGCCGGCCCCAACTATCTTCCAGGCTGCAAAACAAGGCCTGAGCCCGGCCTGTCCCGGCCTGGGTTTTTCGTGCCGGTCTCGGGTCGGGCTGTCCATGCCCGGGTTTACCCACAGCACAGCCCAGTTACATTTTTTCTTATTGACGGCCTACAGGGGCATTTTCGGTACATTCGCCTAATCAACTCCTCGTGCTGTCGCTGTCCACACTAAACGGAAGCGGGAGATTCCAGAGGCTTCCGGAGTTGAACCGAACCTTCTCCACGCTTCTCTTCTCCCCTGTCCACCCAGTCCCTCTCCCCGATCGAGCTCATATATCTCTCGCCATCACACTCTCGTTCGGCACAACCACAAGCCCAACTGCACGGCAAGCGGGATTGGATCAGTCAGTAGCGGCACTAGAGAGAGGTAATAGAGGGATTGGATTGGTGGTTGGCACTTTGATTTGCTTAGCGCGCGACGAAGCAAGCAAGCTAAGTGAGCGCGATGGTGGTGCTCATGGAGTACGCCCCCGGCGTCGGCGTGACCATGAAGAGGAAGGGCGAGGAGGAGCCGGGGCTGTTCGCGTTCCccgacgacggcgacggcggcagcGTTCCGGTTTCCTGTCGCGCGACCAAGATGAGGCGGCTGGAGATTGCCGGCGCCGGCCACGAtgtgccggcggcggcggccgtTGGGACGGAGGGCGACGTGATGATGGCGGAGGAGCCGCCGGCGCCGTCGCTCGGGGCCGCGGAAGGGGAAAAGAGGGCTGTGGTGGTGTACGGCCCGGCCGTCGACGCCGCGCGCGCTGGTGGCCGGCTCGGCCTTCTCGGCCAATGGCGGCTCCCCCCTTGGGCGCCCCTTAGCGCCGGCGCCGAGTGGATCCGTGACATGCTGCGCGAGGCGGACGGCCGCACGGTGCGGGCGGTGCTGTCCAGCGCT belongs to Triticum urartu cultivar G1812 chromosome 7, Tu2.1, whole genome shotgun sequence and includes:
- the LOC125523004 gene encoding uncharacterized protein LOC125523004, giving the protein MVVLMEYAPGVGVTMKRKGEEEPGLFAFPDDGDGGSVPVSCRATKMRRLEIAGAGHDVPAAAAVGTEGDVMMAEEPPAPSLGAAEGEKRAVVVYGPAVDAARAGGRLGLLGQWRLPPWAPLSAGAEWIRDMLREADGRTVRAVLSSAQEEGSADLALVPWGAAHVAAEANQPSTAAETVDGEEDAEGTAAMDIEEEREHHQAQAVATGCGEGYLCRWPQHCLAPPPLPAVRQATPAVWSW